The following proteins are co-located in the Microvirga ossetica genome:
- a CDS encoding excalibur calcium-binding domain-containing protein, with protein sequence MGIAPLYKGFPGYRASLDRDGDGIACEPYLFEDRARGTH encoded by the coding sequence ATGGGCATAGCACCTCTGTACAAGGGTTTTCCAGGGTACAGGGCGAGCCTGGACCGGGACGGTGACGGGATCGCCTGTGAACCATACCTGTTTGAGGACCGAGCACGTGGGACACATTGA